Proteins encoded within one genomic window of Chrysemys picta bellii isolate R12L10 chromosome 6, ASM1138683v2, whole genome shotgun sequence:
- the LOC101951422 gene encoding myogenesis-regulating glycosidase-like: protein MENQPFHRLRKNRSSEKGNAMGTHLPDSFTPGKPKPSKERKPMIGALLVGLILFISAVVAWCYYMASIRKAERLKMELMDLRKDGFIIKNHNGEVVFRLAFQSGTLDLESCSKEGEILTCTRSDRGKLNFFIQTVKPKDTVMCYRVRWEEFVVDTVVEHTMFWEDAHWYGGCEMSVQHWPIRLPGYQEPMPFVTSDVYSFRGSFGGILERYWLSSKAAAIKINDLVPFHLGFNASERSLFFQARYKDSPYKPPFGQQPFPELSYRVCVGSDVTSIHKYMVRRYFNKPSKIPSENAFRYPIWSTWALYKNDIDQDKLLRFAEKIKKYQFNCSHIEIDDTYTQTYGDFDFDPVKFPNVTEMFKTLKKEGFKVTLWTHPFINYNSSNFGVGIERQLFIKELTGKLPALVKWWNGIGAILDFTNPTAREWFQSHLKQLRSKYGIASFKFDAGEVSYLPKQFSTFRPLSDPSIWSRRYTEMAIPFYELAEVRVGYQSQNISCFFRIIDRDSVWGYELGLKSLIPTVLTISMLGYPFILPDMIGGNFLPNKTEGAVEIPDQELYIRWLELSAFMPSMQFSIPPWLYDKEVIEIAQKFTELHESLVAPLLLELAGEVTNTGDPIIRPIWWISPSDEFAHKIDSQFLIGDTLMVAPVLELGKQERDVYLPAGKWRSYKGELFEKTPVLLTDYPIDLDEVAYFLWVS, encoded by the coding sequence ATGGAAAATCAGCCCTTTCATCGTTTAAGAAAGAACCGGAGCTCTGAAAAGGGGAATGCCATGGGAACACACCTGCCTGACAGCTTCACCCCGGGGAAGCCGAAGCCGTCCAAGGAGCGGAAGCCAATGATTGGTGCACTACTTGTCGGGCTCATCTTGTTCATTTCGGCGGTGGTGGCTTGGTGCTACTACATGGCGTCTATCAGGAAGGCAGAGCGGCTAAAGATGGAATTGATGGACCTGAGGAAGGATGGGTTCATCATCAAAAACCACAACGGGGAGGTGGTCTTCAGACTGGCCTTCCAGTCGGGCACCCTTGACCTGGAGTCCTGCTCGAAAGAAGGGGAAATTTTAACCTGCACCAGGTCGGACAGAGGGAAGCTGAATTTCTTCATTCAGACGGTCAAGCCCAAGGACACGGTGATGTGCTACCGCGTCCGCTGGGAGGAGTTTGTGGTGGACACGGTGGTTGAGCACACCATGTTTTGGGAGGACGCTCACTGGTACGGGGGCTGTGAAATGAGCGTCCAGCACTGGCCAATCAGACTCCCAGGGTACCAGGAGCCCATGCCCTTTGTGACGAGCGACGTGTATTCCTTCAGGGGCAGCTTTGGAGGCATCTTGGAAAGGTACTGGCTGTCCTCGAAAGCGGCGGCTATAAAGATCAATGACTTGGTGCCCTTCCACCTGGGGTTTAACGCCAGTGAACGGTCGCTCTTCTTTCAAGCCAGATATAAGGATTCTCCCTACAAACCTCCCTTTGGGCAGCAGCCTTTCCCGGAGCTGAGCTACCGTGTCTGCGTTGGCTCGGATGTGACCTCCATTCACAAATACATGGTGCGCAGGTACTTTAACAAGCCTTCTAAGATTCCATCAGAAAACGCCTTCCGGTACCCCATCTGGTCTACATGGGCTCTGTACAAAAATGATATTGACCAGGATAAGCTGTTGCGTTTTGCAGAAAAGATTAAAAAGTACCAGTTTAATTGCAGCCATATTGAAATCGACGACACCTACACACAGACTTATGGCGACTTCGACTTTGATCCGGTAAAGTTCCCTAATGTGACAGAAATGTtcaaaacactgaaaaaagagggaTTTAAAGTTACCCTGTGGACACATCCCTTTATAAACTACAATTCCTCCAATTTTGGAGTGGGGATAGAGCGACAGCTCTTTATCAAGGAGCTGACGGGGAAACTGCCCGCGCTGGTGAAGTGGTGGAACGGCATTGGCGCCATATTGGATTTTACCAATCCCACAGCCAGGGAGTGGTTTCAGAGCCATCTGAAACAACTGCGGTCGAAGTACGGCATAGCGTCCTTTAAATTTGACGCTGGTGAGGTAAGCTACCTTCCAAAGCAGTTCAGCACCTTCAGGCCCTTGTCGGATCCCAGCATCTGGTCCAGACGGTACACGGAAATGGCCATTCCGTTCTACGAGCTCGCCGAAGTCAGGGTCGGCTACCAGTCCCAAAACATCTCCTGCTTTTTCCGCATCATCGACCGCGACTCGGTTTGGGGATATGAGCTTGGCCTCAAGTCCCTGATTCCTACCGTGCTCACCATTAGCATGCTGGGATACCCTTTCATACTACCGGACATGATTGGAGGAAACTTTTTGCCGAACAAGACTGAAGGTGCTGTTGAAATCCCAGACCAGGAGCTGTACATCCGCTGGCTGGAGCTTTCGGCCTTCATGCCCTCCATGCAGTTCTCCATTCCCCCCTGGCTCTATGACAAGGAAGTGATTGAGATTGCACAGAAGTTCACAGAGCTGCATGAGTCCCTGGTTGCCCCTCTCCTGTTGGAGTTGGCTGGAGAGGTCACCAATACGGGAGACCCCATCATACGGCCCATCTGGTGGATTTCTCCCAGTGATGAATTCGCTCACAAGATTGACTCCCAGTTCCTCATTGGGGACACCCTCATGGTGGCCCCTGTCCTGGAGCTGGGCAAGCAAGAGCGAGATGTATATCTCCCGGCCGGCAAATGGCGCAGTTACAAAGGGGAGCTGTTTGAGAAGACCCCAGTCCTGTTAACAGACTATCCCATTGACTTGGACGAAGTTGCTTATTTCCTTTGGGTATCATAA